TCGACCTGGACCGCTTCAAGCTCATCAATGACGGGCTTGGACACCTGGCCGGTGACGAACTGCTGGTGACCACCGGCCGGCGGCTGGCTGAATGCGTTCGCCCCGACGATACCGTGGCCCGGCTCGGTGGTGACGAATTTGCCGTACTGGTCGAGGATATCGAGGAGCTGGAAACCGCAGAGGAGCTCGCTCGACAGATCATCGATATGCTTTCACGGCCGGTTTCCGTGGGTGCACAGAGAGTGACGACAACCTGCTCGATTGGCATCGCCTGGAGCCGTAACAGCACCGGCTACAGCCGCGGTGAGGAATTGTTGCGCGACGCCGACACTGCCATGTACCAGGCCAAGCTGCAGGGTAAAGCCCGTTACGCCGTATTCGAAACAGGAATGCACCTGAAGGTGCTGAGTCAGCTGCAGCTGGAAAACGATCTGCGGGGGGCGCTTGATCGTGGAGAGTTACACCTCGCCTATCAGCCGATCATCAATCTCAACAACGGGCGCGTATACGGCTTCGAGGCCCTGTTGCGGTGGATGCATCCTGAGCGTGGCCAACTCTCCCCGCTGGATTTCATCCCCGTCGCGGAGGAATCCGGACTGATCGTTCCCATCGGACGCTGGGTGCTCAAGGAGGCGTGTCGGCAACTGCAGAAATGGCAGGCGCAGTTCGACCCATGGCTGAGCATGAGCATCAATGTCTCCCCCATGCAGTTTACGGAGGCATCACTATCAGAAACCGTTGCCAAACTGCTCCAGCAGCTGCAGCTGAGCCCGGAAACCGTCAAACTGGAATTGACCGAAAGTACCTTGCTGGACAACGAGGATGTCAGCAGCCGCCTGCATGCGCTGCGCGATCTCGGGGTTGGATTGTGCATCGACGACTTCGGGACCGGCTACTCTGCGATGAGTTATCTGCACCGGTTCCCCGTCACGGTGCTCAAAGTGGACCGCGCCTTTGTCAGCCGACTGGTTAGCGGCGGCAAGGAGACCGTCGCCACGATCGTCGCCCTGGCCGACAGTCTGGGGCTGGAGGTGATCGCCGAAGGAGTGGAGACCGGGATCCAGGCAGACCTGCTGCGTACTGTCGGCTGTCGACTGGTTCAGGGCCACTACTTTTCACGTGCACTCTCCGCAGGCGAGATTGGCTCCTTTCTGGAAGAAAGCTTGTGGTGCGCCGGCAGCCGGTAATCGTCACTTTCCTTGCGGCTCCATCTGCAGACCTGCAGTTCCCACCCCCTGGCCGTGCAGCACTATAGAGTCACGCCCCATCGAATCCGAACAACGATGTTTTTGTTCGCCAGCGGGTTAACGCAAAAACAACAAGTTAGGAGCAATTATCCATTTCTAACGGCGATCAGGAGGAAAAATTCGCTGAGTTCGACAATACTTCTGCGTTAGGAACCGTTACGGACAACAACGGCAGGATGCTTATGACTAACCGGAACTGGACCGAAGCACAACTGAAAGCCGATTTGGAAGAACTTCATCAACTGTTCGACCGGGCGACCAGGGAATCCCGTGGGAGCCCCGATGATATCCTTGCCCAACGGTTGTTCCAACAGCTGATTCGGCGCAGACGGATGCAAATCGGGACCATTCGCCAACGTTCGGCCTGTGTGGGATGTGACATCGGGGGCCCCACCTCCGCCGCCTCTGAGCCCGGAGAGGCCTGTCGCCGAGCCTAGTGGTCCATGCGGAAAATAGTGTGGCACTCAGAGCCCCACTAATGCACCAAGGCAAGGCGCGCTGCGCAGGGAATGGCGCACCGGGGCCGGATGCCTGTAGGTCGGCCTTTAGGCCGTAATCGGGTTCCGACGTGCTAAAGCCCGACCTACATCGCCGACGACAGGACCAGCGCGCCCTTTGATGTGCAGGGATGCACGAATACCGCGAGCGCAAGGATGCGCAGGAGCGGCCCAATCAGCGCACAAATCCGCCGGGAGCGGATTTGGACAACCGTAGGCTGGGCCCGAAGGTTGGCCCCCATGGACGGGGGCCGCAACGCAGCATTGGCCCATTAGAGGGGCTGACTTCGGGCCGGCTCACAAGCCCCCTCGGCTGCGTTGCAGTCGCTTGAATTGGCTACGGCTCCTTCGCCTTGCCGAGGGCGCTTGTGAGACCGGCTGAGCGTTGCACTATTTTCCGCATGGACCACCAGGAGCCTGTCCGAGAACAGACTGACCTACTGCGGTCAAACTCTTTCCTGCTGGCGGAGCGGACAACCGGTTCCGGGGCTGGCGCCCTGACCGGACGCACGAAAACGATACTGTTCTAAACTGCCGGTAACGGAAAAGACACGGAGGTCTGACCCATGAAACTCTGGCTGATCGTCGGGGCATTGACCGCCCTGTCGGGCGGGGTACACGCAGCAGCTCCCGATTCCGCTCCAGCTCCAGGCCGCGACCTGCACGCCATGGCACCTGCGCAGCTCATCAAACGCGATGTCTACACACGATTCGATGAAGACCTCGGCAAGGTGAAAAAGATCGTCGTTGACGAGCAGAGCCGCCGACCCTATGTGGTGGTGAAAGTTGCCGGCTTTCTGGGTCTGGGTGTCCTGCACATTGCCGTACCGACCTCCGATATCCAGCTCCAGGACGAGGGCCTGATCATCTCCAGCGAGGTAAAAAAAGAGAAGGTCGACCGCGAATACCCCTACCTGGAAGAGCATTTCGCAGAAATCCCGACCCGCCGTCCGATAGCCGAACTCAGCCGTGAACCCAAAGCGGAGCCCCATGGTCCCATAGTGACACGGGTCCAGCATTGACCTGTCCATCCGTCGGCAACAGGACCGCCTGCAACGAAGTCCCTTTCACCATCAAATCCGGGACGTGCTGGCGTACCTGTTGCAGATGCGCCAGTGCGTCCCCGGAAGGTACGCTCCGCTACCAGACGCCTCGGCCAATCAGATCGCGTTGAGGTTATAGACCGGTTTTGTTGTAGAACCCGGCACTGCAACGCCCCGGCGGGTGAACTGGCGGCGGCTCTGTGTTAATTTCCCCCGCTCTTTAGGCTCCGTACTATCCATCCAGGTAACACGTTCCCTTGCTGATGACCCTCAAGCTATCCGACAGCGACCGCCTTTTGGCCGGTTTCAATCCAGATTATGTTCACCGAGGGCACCGCTACGTCCGTGATCGACGGGTTTTGGAGACCGCGACCGAGGAACGGGACAGTTCGCTGGTCGTCACAGGGCGGGTTCGCGGAAGTGGTCAGCACCTCTACAGTGTCCATGTGCATATCGATGAAGGCTTTGTGAATGGTACCTGTACCTGTCCGGTTGCGTGGAATTGCAAACACGTAGTCGCAGTACTGATTGCGGCAGCAAGGCAGGAGACCACCCTGAATCCACCTGCCCGCGCGGACCGCTACGCACTGCCTGATGCGGACGAAGAGGAGAGCT
This genomic interval from Thiohalomonas denitrificans contains the following:
- a CDS encoding PRC-barrel domain-containing protein, with protein sequence MKLWLIVGALTALSGGVHAAAPDSAPAPGRDLHAMAPAQLIKRDVYTRFDEDLGKVKKIVVDEQSRRPYVVVKVAGFLGLGVLHIAVPTSDIQLQDEGLIISSEVKKEKVDREYPYLEEHFAEIPTRRPIAELSREPKAEPHGPIVTRVQH